The Myxococcota bacterium genome includes the window GCCAGCAGCGGCTCGCGCGCCAACCCCGAGACCTGCCAGAGGGCCGAGCGACGGGTCGGGGAGCGGGGGTCGATGCTCGCCAGGGCACCGAGCTCCGCCAGCGTCGCGAGTTCGGCGCGGCTGGGCTCCACCCGCGCCGAGAAGTCGGCGAGGCTCGCGAAGGGACGCGCGGCCCGGGTGGTCTCCAGCCGCTCGGCCGTGGCCTCCTGCAAGCCCGAGACGCTGCGCAAGCCGAGTCGCACCCGTTCGGCGGTCTCGGGGCCCGGGTCGACGCGGGCCAGCCAGCGGGAATGGGCCACGTCGAGCGGCAACACCGTCACGCCGTGCCGTTGGGCGTCCTTCACCAGGGTGGCCGCCGAGTAGAAGCCCATCGGCTGCGCGTTGAGCAACCCGGCCAGGAACGCCGCCGGGTGGTGACACTTGAGGTAGGACGACGCGTAGGCGATCAGCGCGAAGGAAGCCGCATGGGACTCGGGGAATCCGTAGAGCGCGAACGACGTGATGCCGCGGATGATCTCTTCCCGTGCGGCTTCGTCGAAGCCGCGCTCGGTCATGCCCGCGATCAGCCGGGCCTCGATGCGTTCCATCTTCTCGACCGAGCGCTTGAAGCCCATCGCGCGCCGTAGCTCTTCCGCTTCTCCGCCGCTGAAGCCCGCCGCGACCATGGCGATCCGCAAGAGCTGTTCCTGGAAGAGCGGGACGCCCAGGGTGCGTTCGAGGATCGGCTCGAGCGACGGATGGGCGTAGACCACCGGCTCACGGCCCGCGCGTCGGTTGAGATAGGGGTGGACCATCTTGCCGGTGATCGGGCCAGGGCGAATGATCGCCACCTCCACCACGAGGTCGTAGAAGCGCTCCGGCTTCATGCGCGGCAGCGTGGCCATCTGGGCGCGGCTCTCGATCTGGAAGGTGCCGACGGTGTCGGCGCGCTGGATCATGGCGTAGGTGGCGGGATCGTCCGGAGGCAGCTTCGCGAGGTCGACGTGAATGCCTTGATGGCATTCGAGCTGGACCAGACTGTCCTCCAGGGCCTGGAGCATGCCGAGGCCGAGCAGGTCGATCTTGATGATGCCGAGGTCGGCGCAGTCCTCCTTGTCCCACTGGACGACGCGGCGGTCGACCATGCGCGCGGGTTCGATCGGCACGACGGCATCGAGGCGCCCCGCGGCGATCACGATACCCCCCGAGTGCTGTCCCAGATGGCGCGGCAGGCCGCGCACCTGACCCACGAGCTCGAGGAGCAGCGCGATGCGCGGGGACTCCGGGTCGACACCCGCTGCGCGCAGGGCCCCCTCGGCGGTCTGGGGGTCGTCCGGGTGCTCGACGCTCGAGAGCAGCTTCGAGAGACGGTCGATCGCATCGTCCCCCAGCCCCAGCACCTTGCCCATCTCGCGCACCGCCATGCGTGTGCGGTAGGTGATCACCACTGCCGTCATCGCCGCGCCGTGGCTGCCGTACTTGTCGAAGACGTACTGGATGACCTTCTCGCGCTGGTCGCCCGAGGGCAGGTCGATGTCGATGTCGGGCCATTCGCCGCGCTCCTCCGACAGGAAACGCTCGAAGAGCAGGCCCATCGCGACCGGGTCGACGGCGGTGATGCCCAGCGCGTAACACACGGCGCTGTTGGCCGCCGAGCCGCGTCCCTGGGCGAGCATCGGCGCTTCTCGCGCGAAGCGCGCGATGTCGTGCACGATCAGGAAGTAGCCCGCGAGGTCGAGTCGCTCGATGATCGCCAGCTCGTGTTCGATCTGGCGCCGGGCGCGCTCGGGGAGCGGGTGGCCATAGCGTTCGCGGGCCCCGTACTCGGTGAGGATCCGCAGGAACGAACTCTGGGTTTCGCCGGGCGGGATCGGGAACTCGGGAAACCGATAGCCGAGGTTGGCGAGGCCGAACTCACAGCGCTCGGCGATGTCGCGGGAGGCGCGGACCCACTCGGGGCGATCGGCGAAGCGCTCCACCATCGCCTCGCGGGTGTGGAGATGCTGCTCGGCATTGGGCGCGAGCTTGCGACCGGCCTGGTCGAGGCGCGTCTTCCAACGCAGACAGGTGAGGGCGTCGGTCAGCCAGCGGCCCGCCGGCGTGGCGTGGCGAACGTCGCCGGTGGCGACGATCGGGACACCGAGCGTGGCGGCGAGGTCGGTGGCTCGGCGGTTCGTGCGCTCTTGTTCGCGACAACCGTGTCGGGAGACGTCGACCCAGGTGCGCCCGGGGAAGAGGGCTCGCACGCGATCGAGCGGAGCCCCTGCGAGCTCCGCGTCGCCGCGCACGAGCACGCACAGGTCCGCAGCGAACTCCTCGCACTCGTCCCAGCTCGCGAGCGCGAAACCCTTCTCACCGCGGGCGTGCGCCGCGGTGATCAGTTGGGAGAGGTTCCGGTAGCCGCGCGGCGACTCGACGAGGAAGCGCAGCGCCGTGGAGGGGAGGGTGGTCAGGTCGCGGGGATGCGCGGCCTCGGAGGGTGGCAGGGACGCCACGCGCAGCTCCGCGCCGACGATCGCGCGCACCCCGGCTTCGCAGGCGGCCTGGTGGAAGCGTGGGATGCCGTAGAGCCCGTCCCGATCGCCGAGCGCGAGGGCTTCGTGCCCCTGGTCGGCCGCCGCGAGGGCAAGGTCTTCGGGGTTGGAGGCCGCCTCCAGGAACGAGAAGGCGCTGCGGCAGCGGAGTTCGACGTAATCGCACGCCTGGGGATGGGGGGACACGGGACGTCGATTTTCGTCTTGTTTTCGCTTTTCGTCAATTCGGAAGCGCGGAATTCGGCGGTCGCTGGCGAAGATCCGGCCCAGTCTGGCGTCGAATCCCCGATCCGCGATGAGGACGGGCTGCGGATCGTCCCGGCCTGGAGGGGCCCGGGACCTTCGAAGGAGACGCCATCGATGCGTACGACCTCCGCTTCACTCGCCCTCGTGTGTGTCCTCATCGCCAGCGGTCCGACCGCGGCCGAGGGCTTCTTCGACCTCTACGCCGGCGGTGCGTTCACCCAGGACGACCGCGAGACCCTGCAGCTCCCCGGGTTCCTCCCGCGCGCCCGGCTCGAGTTCCGAGACTCCCCGGTCTTCGGAGCGCGCATGGGCGTCTGGGGCGAAGGGCGGCTGCCCTTCCTCGGGGCGGCCATCGACGTCTCCGGGTTTCGGCCCGATGGCCAGGATCGCTTCGGGCCCGCCGAGCTCTACGTCGTGCCCGCGTCATTCCTGTTGATGGGACGCGTGCCGCTCTTGCGCAGCGACGCCTTTCCGATGGGACAAATCCAACCCTACGCCGCCGTCGGCCCGTCGCTGGTCGTGTCCCACCTCGAGATCCCGTACCCGGGGTCGAACTTCAAGGACCTCGACGCCGATCTCGGACTCGACGTGCGCGGTGGACTCTCGTTCCTGCTCGATCATCGCATCGGCGTGTTCGCCGAGTACCGACTGACCCACTTCGAACCCGACTACAGCGATCGCGTGCTCGGCGTGCGCGCGAAGGTGTCGCCGGAGCTCACGACCCACTTCATTCAGACGGGCCTGCGCTTCCAGTTCTATCCGTACCACTAGCCCTTTGGGCTAGCGCTGGGCGGCCAGTGCCTCGGCCTCCTCGAGGAGTTCTTCGAGGAGGGTGAGGCCGCCGTTCCAGAACGACGGGTCGGCGATGTCGAGGTTCATCTGCGCGAGCAGCGCTTCCGGCGTGTCCGATCCGCCGGCAGCGAGCAGGGCTTCGTAGCGCGGCACGAAGCCGGCGCCTTCCTCGTCGTAGCGCCGGAGGAGCGCCAGGACCAGCAGCTCGCCGAAAGCGTACGCGTAGCAATAGAACGGCGAGTGCACGAAGTGGGGGATGTAGAGCCACCACCACGCGTAGTCGTCCGAGAGCTCGACCGAATCTCCGAACATCGGACGGTTGGCTTCCATCCACAGCGCGTTGATGCGCTCGAGGGCGAGCTCACCTTCTTCGCGGCGCGCCGCGTGGAGTGCCTGCTCGAAGCGCGTCATCGCGACCTGGCGGAACACGGTGGCGAAGGCGTCCTCGAGCTTGCCGCACAGCAGCGCCAGCCGGACGTCGGGGTCGTTCTCTTCGCGCATCAGGCGGCGGAACACGAGCATCTCGCCGAAGACGCTGGCGGTCTCCGCGGTGGTCAGCGGCGTGTCCTGCTCGAAGAGTCCCTGGCGTGCGGCCAGGCTCTGGTGGACGCCGTGTCCGAGTTCGTGGGCCAGCGTCATCACGTCGCGCAGGTTGCCCGTGTAGTTGAGCAGCACGTAGGGGTGGACCGAAGGCACCGTCGACGCCGAGAAGGCGCCGCCGCGTTTTCCGGGCCGCAGCTCGGCGTCGATCCAGGACTCGGTGAAGAAGCGCTCGGCGGTATCGGCCATCGCCGGTGAGAAATCGCGGTAGGCGTCGAGCACCAGCGCTCGCGCATCCTCGAAGCTTCGCTCGGAGGACGCTTCGGCGAGTGGCGCGTAGCGGTCGTAGTCCGCCAGCGTGTCGAGCCCCAGCAGCTTCGCCTTGAGTTGGTAGTAGCGGGCCACCAGGTCGTAGCGGCCGACGCAGGCGTCGAGCAGGGCGTGCACGCTCTCGGGCGCGGCTTCGTTCGACAGGTTCCGTGCGGACATGGCGTCCGGATAGCCGCGTCGCCGGTCGTCCTGGGCCTTGTCCTGGACGAGGGTGTTGAAGATGAAACCGAGGACGCG containing:
- a CDS encoding error-prone DNA polymerase; translation: MSPHPQACDYVELRCRSAFSFLEAASNPEDLALAAADQGHEALALGDRDGLYGIPRFHQAACEAGVRAIVGAELRVASLPPSEAAHPRDLTTLPSTALRFLVESPRGYRNLSQLITAAHARGEKGFALASWDECEEFAADLCVLVRGDAELAGAPLDRVRALFPGRTWVDVSRHGCREQERTNRRATDLAATLGVPIVATGDVRHATPAGRWLTDALTCLRWKTRLDQAGRKLAPNAEQHLHTREAMVERFADRPEWVRASRDIAERCEFGLANLGYRFPEFPIPPGETQSSFLRILTEYGARERYGHPLPERARRQIEHELAIIERLDLAGYFLIVHDIARFAREAPMLAQGRGSAANSAVCYALGITAVDPVAMGLLFERFLSEERGEWPDIDIDLPSGDQREKVIQYVFDKYGSHGAAMTAVVITYRTRMAVREMGKVLGLGDDAIDRLSKLLSSVEHPDDPQTAEGALRAAGVDPESPRIALLLELVGQVRGLPRHLGQHSGGIVIAAGRLDAVVPIEPARMVDRRVVQWDKEDCADLGIIKIDLLGLGMLQALEDSLVQLECHQGIHVDLAKLPPDDPATYAMIQRADTVGTFQIESRAQMATLPRMKPERFYDLVVEVAIIRPGPITGKMVHPYLNRRAGREPVVYAHPSLEPILERTLGVPLFQEQLLRIAMVAAGFSGGEAEELRRAMGFKRSVEKMERIEARLIAGMTERGFDEAAREEIIRGITSFALYGFPESHAASFALIAYASSYLKCHHPAAFLAGLLNAQPMGFYSAATLVKDAQRHGVTVLPLDVAHSRWLARVDPGPETAERVRLGLRSVSGLQEATAERLETTRAARPFASLADFSARVEPSRAELATLAELGALASIDPRSPTRRSALWQVSGLAREPLLARIDPAPSDSPLPDMSPLEETLADYARSGITTGDHLLAHLRPELDRRGVVRADALREIPDGRFVRTAGHAIVRQRPGTAKGFCFLTLEDETGTSNAVLTPRYFERFRSALHSAAVVEIAGPIQNVEGVIHVQVRELRPLIPREGLPASHDYR